A single genomic interval of Persephonella atlantica harbors:
- the speE gene encoding polyamine aminopropyltransferase codes for MLWFTEHWTENVGLTVRATEVKRIQSKYQEILILDTPEFGKMLVLDGLIQTTEKDEFIYHEMLAHPAMLMHKKPERVLVIGGGDGGTVREVLKHETVKEVHLCEIDEEVIIVSEKYFPSIAGKLKDPRVKIFIEDGNRFLEEKKDYYDVIIMDSSDPVGASEVLFSEDFYKKVKQSLRKDGIMVAQTESPVLQENYFKKAYSQITKVFRNVGVYLAYVPTYPSGMWSFTIASDYVDVSSASVNKSRIDRLETRYFCDKIFDCLFALPKFVQDMLKKP; via the coding sequence ATGCTCTGGTTTACAGAACACTGGACAGAAAATGTTGGACTTACAGTAAGGGCAACAGAAGTTAAAAGGATACAGTCAAAATATCAGGAGATTCTAATTTTAGACACGCCGGAATTTGGAAAGATGTTAGTTCTTGATGGATTAATACAAACAACGGAAAAAGATGAGTTTATATACCACGAAATGCTTGCCCACCCTGCAATGCTTATGCACAAAAAACCTGAAAGAGTTCTGGTCATAGGTGGAGGAGATGGAGGAACAGTAAGAGAAGTTCTAAAGCATGAAACTGTCAAAGAAGTCCACCTGTGTGAAATAGATGAAGAAGTTATTATTGTTTCTGAAAAATATTTCCCATCTATAGCAGGTAAGTTGAAAGATCCGAGAGTAAAGATATTTATAGAAGATGGCAACAGGTTTTTAGAAGAAAAAAAAGATTATTACGATGTGATAATTATGGACTCTTCAGACCCGGTAGGTGCTTCTGAGGTTCTGTTTAGTGAAGATTTCTACAAAAAAGTGAAACAATCTTTAAGAAAAGATGGAATAATGGTGGCACAGACAGAGTCACCTGTTCTTCAGGAAAATTACTTTAAAAAGGCATACTCGCAGATAACAAAGGTTTTCAGGAATGTAGGTGTTTATCTTGCTTATGTTCCTACATACCCTTCAGGTATGTGGAGTTTTACGATAGCATCAGATTATGTTGATGTGTCATCTGCTTCTGTGAATAAAAGCCGTATAGACAGATTGGAAACGAGATATTTCTGTGATAAAATATTTGATTGTCTTTTTGCACTCCCTAAGTTTGTTCAGGATATGTTAAAAAAACCTTAA
- a CDS encoding pitrilysin family protein, which produces MIKNVLSNGVTVIFKETEGEGIIAGAVFIKGGSFEDPEGKKGLTNLTLSLLLKGSKNFSAYEINKVFEDSGGYISTSVGEEYSTIEFALRTEDFQKGMKVIKDMMFNPLFPEEKLEMEKRNVIAQIKAKREEGFSYAFDQLRKEMYRGTPYQYSPLGTEDDVNSITVKDVRKRWKELLKGGRFVVALVGDLSYKDAEVYIKKVFGALKRSDYRFPIYSYTITGKKCKTVKREGAQSTILVAYDAPEAGSKDYFSMKVLNGILGSGFTSRLFQELREKRGLAYAVGSFFPTRINMGRFIAYIGTAPEKTEESVKGIVKVVRSIEKGITDEELKTAKEKIIGHFLLEHQTRAKQAWYLGWFETIGLGYQMDSLYPEEINKVSKHDIYNVWKKYVPKGYRCVIVRP; this is translated from the coding sequence GTGATTAAAAATGTTTTGAGTAATGGTGTTACGGTAATTTTTAAAGAAACGGAAGGCGAAGGGATTATCGCAGGGGCTGTGTTTATTAAAGGTGGTTCTTTTGAGGATCCTGAGGGAAAAAAGGGACTGACAAATCTTACCCTTTCCCTTCTGCTTAAAGGTTCAAAAAATTTTTCTGCATATGAGATTAATAAAGTATTTGAAGATAGTGGAGGTTATATATCTACCTCTGTAGGAGAAGAATACTCAACCATTGAGTTTGCCCTCAGGACAGAAGACTTTCAAAAGGGAATGAAAGTAATAAAAGATATGATGTTTAATCCTCTGTTTCCTGAAGAAAAATTAGAGATGGAAAAAAGAAATGTAATTGCTCAGATAAAGGCAAAAAGGGAAGAAGGATTTTCCTATGCCTTTGACCAGCTGAGGAAAGAGATGTACAGAGGGACTCCCTATCAGTACTCTCCTCTTGGAACAGAAGATGACGTAAACTCAATAACTGTAAAGGATGTCAGGAAAAGATGGAAAGAACTGCTTAAAGGAGGAAGATTTGTTGTTGCATTAGTGGGAGACCTCTCATATAAAGATGCAGAAGTTTATATAAAGAAAGTATTTGGAGCATTAAAAAGGTCAGATTACAGATTTCCCATTTATTCCTATACCATCACAGGTAAAAAGTGTAAAACTGTAAAAAGAGAAGGTGCCCAGTCAACGATACTTGTTGCATACGACGCTCCAGAGGCAGGTTCAAAAGATTACTTCAGTATGAAGGTTCTTAATGGAATTTTAGGAAGTGGATTTACATCAAGACTGTTTCAGGAGCTCAGGGAAAAAAGGGGACTTGCCTATGCAGTAGGCTCATTTTTTCCCACACGGATAAATATGGGAAGATTTATAGCCTACATAGGAACAGCTCCAGAAAAAACAGAAGAGTCTGTAAAAGGTATAGTAAAGGTTGTGAGAAGTATTGAAAAAGGAATAACTGACGAAGAACTGAAAACAGCAAAAGAAAAGATAATAGGACATTTTCTTCTTGAACATCAAACGAGAGCCAAACAGGCATGGTATTTAGGCTGGTTTGAGACAATAGGTTTAGGCTATCAGATGGACAGTTTATATCCAGAAGAGATTAATAAAGTTTCTAAACATGATATATACAATGTGTGGAAAAAATACGTACCAAAAGGTTATAGATGTGTAATAGTAAGACCGTAG
- the ffh gene encoding signal recognition particle protein: protein MFELLTEKFSSVVEKLRKAKRLDEKTIEEALKDIRRALLEADVNIEVVKQFLNDVKQKLVGQELIKGLSAGETVIKLIYDELLNILGEESPLSRSEKPPTVIMLVGLQGTGKTTTAGKLAKWLKSKGYAVGVVSTDVRRPAAGKQLCTLAQTIDVPCFIDEEEKDAVKLTEKVIRKARDAGLSHIILDTAGRLHIDEELMEELVKIKEKVNPAEVLYVADAMQGQDAINTAEEFHKRVGLTGVILTKLDGDAKGGIALSVRKVIGVPIKFIGVGEKIEDFEQFHPDRIAQRILGLGDIQTLMEKMQAAVDEEKAQEMAKRVMNAEFTLDDLKEQLQMIRNLGPLENILKMIPGVGSKIKDLKVDEKQFIKIEAIINSMTPEERANPHIINGSRKRRIARGSGTTIVDVNRLLKQYKEMKKMMKKMKKSGKMKLPFNMPNLPF from the coding sequence TTGTTTGAACTGTTGACAGAAAAATTCAGCAGTGTTGTTGAAAAACTCAGAAAGGCCAAAAGGCTTGATGAAAAAACTATAGAAGAAGCCCTTAAGGATATAAGAAGGGCACTGTTAGAAGCAGATGTTAACATTGAAGTGGTAAAACAGTTTTTAAACGATGTTAAACAGAAATTAGTCGGTCAGGAGCTTATAAAAGGTCTCTCAGCAGGAGAGACAGTAATAAAACTGATATACGATGAGCTCCTGAATATCTTAGGTGAAGAATCTCCTCTAAGTCGTTCTGAAAAACCTCCAACAGTAATTATGCTTGTAGGACTTCAGGGAACAGGTAAAACAACAACAGCAGGTAAACTTGCAAAATGGCTAAAATCAAAAGGTTATGCTGTAGGTGTAGTTTCAACAGACGTAAGAAGACCTGCCGCAGGAAAACAGCTGTGCACCCTTGCACAGACAATAGATGTTCCATGCTTCATTGATGAGGAAGAAAAAGATGCAGTTAAGCTGACAGAAAAGGTTATCCGGAAAGCAAGGGATGCAGGTCTCTCCCATATCATACTAGACACAGCTGGTAGACTCCACATTGATGAAGAGCTTATGGAAGAACTTGTAAAGATAAAAGAAAAAGTGAACCCTGCAGAGGTACTGTATGTTGCAGATGCAATGCAGGGACAGGATGCCATAAATACAGCAGAAGAGTTCCACAAAAGAGTTGGACTGACAGGAGTAATACTGACAAAGTTAGATGGTGATGCAAAGGGTGGTATAGCACTGTCTGTAAGAAAAGTAATAGGTGTTCCAATAAAGTTTATAGGTGTTGGTGAGAAGATAGAGGATTTTGAGCAGTTCCACCCAGACAGAATAGCCCAGAGAATCCTTGGCCTTGGAGATATTCAGACATTAATGGAAAAAATGCAGGCTGCTGTTGATGAAGAAAAAGCCCAGGAGATGGCAAAAAGGGTTATGAATGCAGAGTTTACCCTTGACGACCTGAAAGAACAGCTCCAGATGATAAGGAATTTAGGTCCTTTAGAAAACATTTTAAAAATGATACCGGGAGTGGGCTCAAAGATAAAAGATTTAAAAGTAGATGAAAAACAGTTTATAAAGATAGAAGCCATAATAAACTCTATGACTCCTGAAGAAAGAGCTAATCCACACATAATAAACGGAAGTAGAAAAAGAAGAATAGCCAGAGGTAGCGGAACAACAATAGTTGATGTTAACAGACTGCTGAAACAGTATAAAGAGATGAAAAAAATGATGAAAAAAATGAAAAAATCTGGTAAAATGAAACTTCCCTTTAATATGCCTAATTTACCATTTTAA
- the rpsP gene encoding 30S ribosomal protein S16 — protein MVRIRLSRAGRKKHPVYRMVVMDSRAPRESKYIDYIGTYDPILKTGNINVEKAKEWLAKGAQPTERALKILKQFGLEEQTSKAE, from the coding sequence TTGGTAAGAATTAGACTTTCAAGAGCAGGAAGAAAGAAACATCCCGTTTACAGAATGGTTGTTATGGACAGCAGAGCTCCAAGGGAATCTAAATATATTGATTACATAGGAACATACGACCCTATTTTAAAAACAGGAAACATTAATGTGGAAAAAGCTAAAGAATGGCTTGCAAAAGGAGCACAACCTACAGAAAGGGCTCTCAAAATTTTAAAACAGTTTGGATTGGAAGAACAAACATCAAAAGCAGAATAA
- a CDS encoding KH domain-containing protein has translation MSKLQELVEFVAKSLVDHPEKVEVKEIEGEKTTVIELKVAPEDLGKVIGRQGRTARAVRTLLAAVARKQNKRAVLEILE, from the coding sequence ATGAGCAAATTACAGGAACTGGTTGAGTTCGTGGCAAAATCACTTGTTGACCATCCAGAAAAGGTGGAAGTGAAAGAGATCGAAGGGGAAAAAACTACCGTTATTGAGCTAAAAGTAGCTCCTGAAGACCTTGGAAAAGTTATTGGAAGGCAGGGAAGAACTGCAAGAGCAGTAAGAACACTTTTAGCAGCAGTTGCAAGAAAACAAAACAAAAGAGCAGTATTAGAAATATTAGAATAA
- the tsaE gene encoding tRNA (adenosine(37)-N6)-threonylcarbamoyltransferase complex ATPase subunit type 1 TsaE produces MFEKRIKIKSPDQLKQFASTLSSCLKGNELILLTGDLGSGKTTFTKFLVSSIDSEAGEDVNSPTFSIMNVYETDRFPIYHIDLYRVKQFDLSDVLDNGLVIVEWPDESMYEIENTPILILDFFITEDEGREINIRLKNADYVRKCIR; encoded by the coding sequence ATGTTTGAAAAACGCATAAAAATAAAATCCCCTGATCAGCTAAAACAGTTTGCTTCAACTCTATCTTCCTGTTTAAAAGGAAATGAGCTTATTCTTCTAACAGGTGATTTAGGCTCAGGTAAGACAACATTTACTAAATTTCTTGTTTCTTCTATAGACTCTGAAGCTGGTGAAGATGTAAATTCTCCAACGTTTTCCATTATGAATGTATATGAGACAGATAGATTTCCCATTTATCATATTGACCTTTACAGAGTCAAGCAGTTTGATCTCTCTGATGTTTTAGATAATGGGCTTGTTATTGTTGAATGGCCTGATGAAAGTATGTATGAAATAGAGAACACTCCTATATTAATTCTTGATTTTTTTATAACAGAAGATGAAGGAAGGGAGATAAATATACGTTTGAAGAATGCTGATTACGTCAGAAAATGTATCAGATAA
- a CDS encoding cytochrome-c peroxidase has protein sequence MRILKFALLSVAVASVSAVASDTDLLNKAKNYFKPLPKEIPAPKDNPTTAEKVELGKKLYYDPRLSLSGVISCNTCHNLATFGVDNVPTALGHEFKTGGRNSPTVLNAGFHIAQFWDGRAKTLEDQAKGPILAHVEMAMPNPEFVVLKLKTIPGYVKEFKKVFGGNDPITYDNVAKAIAAFERTLVTPSRFDKFLKGDTNALTKKEKEGLRLFIDKGCASCHNGVAVGGEMFAKFGIVKPYPTPDMGKYKVTKKEEDKYVFKVPSLRNIAMTYPYFHDGSVWDLKEAVRIMGETQLGIKLSHDEIDKIVAFLKSLTGEIPESARTVPVLPASSKDTPKPKLKIHD, from the coding sequence ATGAGAATCTTGAAATTTGCTTTACTGTCTGTGGCTGTGGCTTCTGTTTCGGCAGTTGCATCTGATACAGACCTGTTAAACAAAGCTAAAAACTACTTTAAACCTCTCCCAAAGGAAATTCCAGCACCTAAGGACAATCCTACAACAGCTGAAAAAGTAGAATTGGGGAAAAAGCTGTATTACGATCCGAGACTTTCCCTCAGTGGTGTTATTAGCTGTAATACATGTCATAACCTTGCCACATTTGGTGTTGATAATGTCCCAACAGCTTTAGGTCATGAGTTTAAAACAGGAGGAAGAAACTCTCCTACAGTGCTGAATGCTGGATTCCATATTGCCCAGTTCTGGGATGGAAGGGCTAAAACTCTTGAAGATCAGGCAAAGGGTCCAATACTTGCCCATGTTGAGATGGCAATGCCAAATCCTGAATTTGTAGTTTTAAAGCTGAAAACTATACCTGGATACGTTAAAGAGTTCAAGAAGGTGTTTGGTGGAAATGACCCAATCACATACGATAATGTTGCTAAAGCAATAGCTGCATTTGAAAGGACACTTGTAACCCCATCAAGATTTGATAAGTTCCTTAAAGGCGATACAAATGCTCTTACCAAAAAAGAGAAAGAAGGATTAAGACTGTTTATAGACAAAGGATGTGCAAGCTGTCATAACGGTGTTGCTGTTGGTGGAGAGATGTTTGCAAAGTTTGGCATAGTAAAACCGTATCCAACACCAGATATGGGTAAATACAAGGTAACCAAAAAAGAGGAAGATAAGTATGTATTTAAAGTTCCATCTCTTAGAAATATCGCTATGACGTATCCATACTTCCATGATGGATCTGTATGGGATTTAAAAGAAGCTGTAAGGATAATGGGAGAAACACAGCTTGGTATAAAACTGTCCCATGATGAAATAGACAAGATTGTTGCATTTCTCAAATCCTTAACAGGAGAAATTCCAGAATCTGCAAGAACAGTACCTGTCCTGCCTGCATCATCAAAAGACACACCAAAACCTAAACTGAAAATACACGATTAA
- the hfq gene encoding RNA chaperone Hfq: protein MAKKKGRLQEQFLNAIRKAKVRVNIYLVNGVKLEGKIRYFDPFTILIKEGPRQVLIYKHAITTVIPKQEIEFEYDQPED, encoded by the coding sequence ATGGCAAAGAAAAAAGGAAGACTGCAGGAACAGTTCCTCAATGCAATAAGGAAGGCGAAGGTAAGGGTAAACATCTATCTTGTTAACGGTGTAAAACTTGAAGGGAAAATCAGATATTTTGATCCGTTTACTATTCTCATAAAAGAGGGTCCCAGACAGGTTCTTATCTATAAGCATGCTATAACTACAGTTATTCCGAAGCAAGAAATAGAATTCGAGTACGACCAGCCAGAGGATTAA
- a CDS encoding ADP-ribosylglycohydrolase family protein — MKNRFRGVLVGAAVGDSMGMCVEELPMDEIILHYGDKITELCEPHPASPASFLKKGENSSEFEIVEMVAQSLAEKRRLDIRDIIERYIDWYEREETHSYVDPSFLVGIEALKEGREISRGGSSVEGVLPAIPVGMYHYTNPILAVEGTKAVVMLTHRNEIALDSASILAVAIGELLQGRFYLDEEYGYFIELLKTFVQREESKFYLDRVKALIEKDASYEDAIDEIGNGSYALEAVSQALFIFLKTPEDTETAVINAVNSYGNYGGDTDAIGLITGAFAGAYNGEESIPARWKTKLVKYKDIQKLADRLYRAVIH; from the coding sequence ATGAAAAACAGATTCAGAGGCGTCCTTGTTGGAGCTGCTGTTGGAGACTCAATGGGTATGTGTGTGGAAGAACTCCCAATGGATGAGATTATACTACACTACGGTGATAAAATAACGGAATTATGCGAACCTCATCCGGCTTCACCTGCTTCCTTTCTAAAAAAGGGAGAAAATTCCAGTGAGTTTGAGATTGTTGAGATGGTTGCCCAGTCCCTTGCTGAAAAAAGAAGATTAGACATAAGGGACATTATTGAAAGATACATAGACTGGTATGAAAGGGAAGAAACCCACAGCTATGTTGACCCTTCGTTCTTAGTGGGAATTGAGGCATTAAAAGAGGGAAGAGAAATTAGCAGAGGAGGTTCTTCTGTTGAAGGAGTCCTTCCAGCTATACCTGTAGGCATGTATCACTATACGAATCCTATTCTGGCAGTAGAGGGAACAAAAGCTGTTGTTATGCTAACCCATAGAAACGAGATAGCTCTGGATTCAGCATCTATTCTTGCTGTTGCTATAGGAGAATTGCTTCAGGGAAGATTTTATCTTGATGAAGAGTACGGATACTTTATTGAGCTTTTAAAGACATTTGTGCAGAGAGAGGAATCAAAGTTTTATCTTGATAGGGTAAAAGCCCTTATAGAGAAAGATGCATCTTATGAAGATGCAATTGATGAGATAGGAAACGGCTCCTATGCATTGGAAGCTGTATCTCAGGCTCTATTTATATTCTTGAAAACTCCAGAAGATACAGAAACTGCTGTAATAAATGCTGTAAACTCCTACGGAAATTACGGCGGTGATACTGATGCAATTGGATTAATAACGGGAGCCTTTGCAGGGGCTTACAATGGTGAGGAAAGTATTCCTGCACGGTGGAAGACAAAGTTAGTAAAATATAAAGATATACAGAAATTAGCAGATAGATTATATAGAGCAGTAATACACTAA
- the lysS gene encoding lysine--tRNA ligase produces MPEEVIESRKKLVQMLKKEGVNPYPHKFEVTETLDSVRKKYERPVPEEKFRIKGKIKRVSKREDKYIIRLSDLSEPVEIQVIIPQSAGRFSPNMEITFEGILKRIDGKLTLLAEKLSEEGEPVYQIKSRFDIDPQRESVSVAGRLIALRDQGKAAFGHLQDADGKLQIYFRKDTLGEEKYNQAMELLDVGDIVGVKGELFRTMTGELTVEVKDFQLLAKSLRALPEKWHGLKDVELRYRHRYIDLIANPKAREIFKIRSKAIKSLREFLESKGFMEVETPILQSVASGAMARPFITHHNALDMDMYLRIAPELYLKMLVVGGFNRVYEIGRNFRNEGIDTTHNPEFTMVEFYAAYMDYYDLMELTEELMRKILLDTVGTLKITWEGVELDFSKPFRRLPFFDALKEKTGKDKQFFLDENSAREFAKEVGIPKAETLTHLKLLDKLFEHFIEEDLIQPTFVTDFPKILSPLAKTHRDDPDLVERFELIVNKQEIANAYTELNDPEDQRERFLQQLKEKAAGDEEAMDIDENFLMALEYGLPPTGGEGIGIDRLVMMLTDSSSIREVILFPTLRPEGD; encoded by the coding sequence ATGCCTGAAGAAGTTATTGAGAGCAGAAAAAAATTAGTACAAATGTTAAAAAAGGAAGGTGTTAACCCATATCCTCATAAGTTTGAGGTTACAGAAACACTTGATAGTGTAAGAAAAAAATATGAAAGACCTGTTCCTGAGGAAAAATTTAGAATAAAAGGAAAAATAAAAAGGGTTTCAAAAAGAGAAGATAAATACATAATAAGATTATCTGACCTATCTGAACCTGTAGAGATACAGGTCATTATTCCTCAATCTGCAGGAAGATTCTCCCCAAATATGGAGATAACTTTTGAAGGAATTCTAAAAAGGATAGATGGTAAACTCACCCTTCTTGCAGAAAAATTATCTGAAGAGGGGGAACCTGTTTATCAGATAAAAAGCAGATTTGATATAGACCCGCAGAGGGAGAGTGTATCAGTGGCAGGAAGGCTGATTGCCCTGAGAGACCAGGGTAAAGCAGCTTTTGGACACCTACAGGACGCAGATGGGAAACTACAGATTTACTTCAGAAAAGATACGCTTGGGGAAGAAAAATACAATCAGGCTATGGAGTTACTTGACGTTGGAGATATCGTTGGTGTTAAGGGGGAACTTTTCAGAACCATGACTGGTGAACTAACTGTTGAGGTAAAAGACTTTCAACTCCTTGCTAAATCCCTAAGGGCATTACCTGAAAAATGGCACGGTCTGAAAGATGTTGAACTGAGATACAGACACAGGTATATAGATCTTATAGCAAACCCGAAAGCTCGTGAGATTTTCAAAATCCGTTCAAAAGCTATAAAAAGCCTGAGGGAATTTTTAGAGTCAAAAGGTTTTATGGAAGTGGAAACTCCAATTCTTCAGTCTGTTGCTTCTGGTGCAATGGCAAGGCCATTTATTACCCATCATAATGCTTTAGACATGGATATGTATCTCAGAATAGCCCCAGAGCTATACCTGAAGATGCTTGTTGTTGGAGGGTTTAACAGGGTTTATGAGATAGGAAGGAATTTCAGAAATGAAGGGATAGATACAACACACAACCCAGAATTTACAATGGTTGAGTTTTATGCTGCATATATGGATTACTATGACCTTATGGAGCTTACAGAAGAGCTTATGAGGAAAATACTCCTTGATACTGTAGGAACTTTAAAGATAACATGGGAAGGGGTAGAGCTTGACTTTTCAAAACCATTCAGAAGACTACCGTTTTTTGATGCACTGAAAGAAAAAACAGGTAAGGACAAACAGTTTTTCCTTGATGAAAATAGTGCGAGAGAGTTTGCAAAAGAAGTAGGAATACCAAAAGCTGAAACCCTGACACATCTGAAACTCCTTGATAAACTGTTTGAACACTTTATAGAAGAAGACCTTATCCAGCCAACATTTGTTACAGATTTTCCCAAAATACTCTCTCCACTTGCAAAAACCCACAGGGATGACCCGGACCTTGTTGAAAGATTTGAGCTTATTGTTAACAAGCAGGAAATTGCCAACGCATATACAGAATTGAACGACCCAGAAGACCAGAGAGAAAGATTTTTACAGCAGTTAAAAGAGAAGGCAGCAGGTGATGAAGAGGCAATGGATATAGATGAAAACTTCCTGATGGCTCTTGAGTATGGTCTTCCACCAACAGGTGGGGAGGGTATAGGTATTGACAGACTTGTTATGATGCTAACAGACAGCTCATCTATTAGAGAGGTCATACTGTTCCCAACACTTAGACCTGAAGGAGATTAG
- a CDS encoding sigma-54-dependent transcriptional regulator: MKAIVVDDEKNIQEIMEILLEEFGFTVSKASDCSSAFNLIEENYYDLAFVDLRLPGCSGIDVLKKMKERNPKTEVVIITAFASSDTAVEAIKLGAYDYISKPFELNELRLLIRNVKNKLELEKKLSEQKDEKFEELIGKSPAIKIVKETVEKIAPYDINVLIVGESGTGKEIVAKTIHKLSNRADRPFVAINCASLPEELLESELFGYRKGAFTGATSDKKGLIEEANGGTLFLDEIGEMPISLQAKLLRFIETRKIRPLGSVKEIDVDVRIISATNRNLEEEINEGSFREDLYYRLSTITIKMPSLKERREDIPLLVESILKQLKNKYKKDIKKISPEFLNYLMHYDFKGNIRELKNILEKAVILSEGEELNIPFVSSTNMNSIYIDDPEEKFTVKIFPDEGIELKKVLSNIERALIEKALEVSEGNKTKAADILGLTFREFRYRYGKYFSSGE, translated from the coding sequence ATGAAAGCAATAGTAGTAGATGATGAAAAAAATATACAGGAAATAATGGAGATACTTCTTGAGGAGTTTGGTTTTACTGTATCAAAAGCATCAGATTGTTCTTCTGCCTTCAATCTCATAGAGGAAAACTATTATGACCTCGCATTTGTTGATCTAAGACTTCCCGGTTGTTCTGGTATAGATGTTCTGAAAAAGATGAAAGAGAGAAACCCAAAAACAGAAGTTGTGATTATCACAGCATTTGCGTCTTCTGATACAGCTGTAGAGGCAATAAAGTTGGGAGCCTATGACTACATATCAAAGCCATTTGAACTGAACGAGCTGAGACTATTGATAAGAAATGTAAAAAATAAGTTAGAGTTAGAAAAGAAACTGTCTGAACAGAAAGATGAAAAGTTTGAGGAACTGATAGGTAAATCTCCTGCTATAAAGATAGTGAAGGAAACTGTTGAAAAAATAGCACCGTACGATATTAATGTTCTCATTGTTGGAGAGAGCGGAACAGGTAAAGAAATTGTGGCAAAGACAATACACAAACTGAGCAACAGAGCAGACAGGCCTTTTGTTGCTATAAACTGTGCATCTCTACCAGAAGAACTGCTTGAGTCAGAGCTATTTGGCTACAGAAAGGGAGCATTTACAGGAGCAACATCAGACAAGAAAGGACTTATAGAAGAGGCAAACGGAGGAACTCTGTTTCTTGATGAAATTGGGGAGATGCCTATTTCTTTACAGGCAAAACTGCTGAGATTTATAGAAACCAGAAAGATAAGACCTCTTGGGAGCGTTAAGGAGATAGATGTTGATGTCAGGATAATATCTGCAACAAACAGGAATTTAGAAGAGGAGATAAATGAAGGAAGTTTTAGAGAAGATTTGTATTACAGGCTTTCCACCATTACGATAAAAATGCCTTCCCTGAAAGAAAGGAGGGAAGATATTCCATTGCTTGTAGAAAGCATTTTAAAACAGCTAAAGAACAAATATAAAAAAGACATTAAAAAAATCTCACCGGAATTTCTGAATTACCTTATGCATTACGATTTTAAAGGGAATATCAGAGAGTTAAAAAACATTCTTGAGAAAGCTGTTATACTGTCAGAGGGAGAAGAACTTAATATCCCATTTGTTAGCTCAACAAATATGAACTCCATATATATAGATGATCCGGAAGAGAAGTTTACAGTAAAGATATTTCCAGATGAAGGTATAGAGCTAAAAAAAGTGCTTTCAAATATAGAGAGAGCCCTTATAGAAAAGGCACTGGAAGTATCTGAAGGAAATAAAACGAAAGCTGCTGACATATTAGGACTAACGTTCAGAGAATTTAGATATAGATACGGTAAGTATTTCAGTAGTGGGGAGTAG